The following are encoded in a window of Kitasatospora sp. NBC_01250 genomic DNA:
- a CDS encoding WD40 repeat domain-containing protein: MTRSPGAGPRPGSDTWVVAVHRTEHDRAPIGSGFLIDGRRVLTCAHVAWPEWSRSGELWIAFPKAEELMHRRVRVREVLAPPEQDHELQDAAALLLDLDADLPGHLAAPLRQPAPEDLVGTAWWAFGFPNGSIGNSASGLVGEALAYLWARLDTGGSGSPVKAGYSGAAVWSHDYQAVVGMVGQAQGSTGDALALSLRAVAAALPEQRLQLLTDWSLRTADETARTAWGWALGTDPEARQHWHPRARGVSTGAERGHRFSGRTAVLRAIAAWLTDTNPPRQAQVLTGRPGSGKSAVLGRVVTTADPEAAAELPATDTAVRMPPGSVSCAVHAKGKTAVEVAHEIARAASAALPARPDDLATALREALESLEPPADGARRPFTLVIDALDEAVTPAEARTIVRGIVLPLVETCAGDLGVRVIVGTRRRDDAGDLLTVFGPAAHVLDLDDPEFFAQADLEAYAMATLRLTGDERSDNPYAEAAVAAPVARRIAALAAGNFLVAGLVARGHGLHDKEAVRPGLISFPATLDAALSGYLGRLPDVGTLSATEVLTALALAEGSGLSLGLWRTAIAALYSQAPDPAELLRFVRSSAANFVLVSGVSSDDEEVFRPFHYALNESLGRARAETASRADDEAALARAFMAQRRRCGWENAPSYLLGSLGFHAVRGGIIDELLTDERYLLHADLRRLVPLAMRAQTPRGRELARLLRKTPRAIGASAAERVAQFSVTEAQEELGSAFRESAVRAPYRAVWAAVDRVPAQLAILEGHNGHVADLCAAGVGGRQLIVSAGNDRTVRTWDAATGEPVHVFDHEGWIQSVCAVPVDGTVAIASAGRDGLIRLWDLDTGALLRTLQGHDQLVSALCSFQIDGRSLIASAGRDRRLRVWDPATGELLQTFRGRVHAVKALCPIRFDGRTHLALLSGGIDRWFVRLWDPVLGKTSRTIRTRGGWFRQICRVELAGRDLLALSSGATDEDGVELIDPTSGRAIDWFDGGVGSVHSLRSFTFRGHRVLAAGYGEDECGSAIIWDIATGSAIGTLEGHGGWVWALCNVEADGRELIVTGGQDGMVRLWDLDSQSDTADGADPIGRVGDLCTVDAVGRTLVAGIADSAVVLWDPTTGHRVRTHAFPGYIRDICALKCGDRSYVVASCRNGETDAIHVIAPGEESPVSIVAEDLHWVQAMCTVDVDGRLLLALGVSGSSKPAKVQLWDPLESTLVREIDIAASSIHRLGTITVAGRALLAVNCEADSYDDTRVCLWDPSTGDSVRTMKVTGTSYSTMHALDIDGTTLLATVSHVHDDSDDELRIGWLSLSDPLTGEVVRSREVHRGWVNSVRVVEVDGAHLLATVGQDDRTIRLWEPNSLHQVLEIPVRQAPQDLVQVGDTLVIGLETGVMAIALPPDADT; the protein is encoded by the coding sequence ATGACCCGATCGCCCGGGGCCGGGCCGCGTCCCGGCTCGGACACCTGGGTGGTGGCCGTCCACCGCACCGAGCACGACCGGGCGCCGATCGGTTCGGGCTTCCTGATCGACGGCCGCAGGGTGCTCACCTGCGCCCACGTGGCGTGGCCGGAGTGGTCCAGGAGCGGGGAGTTGTGGATCGCCTTCCCGAAGGCGGAGGAGCTGATGCACCGTCGCGTCCGGGTGCGGGAGGTCCTCGCTCCGCCGGAGCAGGACCACGAGCTGCAGGACGCGGCGGCCCTGCTCCTCGATCTCGACGCGGACCTGCCGGGCCACCTCGCCGCCCCGCTGCGGCAACCGGCGCCGGAAGATCTGGTGGGCACCGCCTGGTGGGCGTTCGGCTTCCCCAACGGCTCGATCGGAAATTCGGCGAGCGGCCTGGTCGGCGAGGCGCTGGCCTACCTCTGGGCCCGGCTGGACACCGGAGGCAGCGGCTCACCGGTGAAGGCCGGCTACAGCGGTGCGGCGGTGTGGTCGCACGACTACCAGGCGGTGGTCGGCATGGTGGGGCAGGCCCAGGGCAGCACGGGGGACGCCCTCGCCCTCAGCCTGCGGGCCGTCGCTGCGGCTCTGCCGGAGCAGCGCCTCCAGCTGCTGACCGACTGGTCGCTCAGGACCGCTGACGAGACGGCCCGGACGGCCTGGGGCTGGGCGCTGGGGACGGACCCCGAGGCGCGACAGCACTGGCACCCGCGTGCCCGGGGCGTGAGCACCGGTGCCGAGCGCGGCCACCGGTTCAGCGGCCGGACGGCGGTGCTCAGGGCCATCGCCGCGTGGCTCACCGACACGAACCCGCCGCGCCAGGCCCAGGTGCTCACCGGGCGCCCGGGATCCGGGAAGTCGGCGGTCCTCGGACGCGTGGTGACCACCGCCGACCCCGAGGCCGCGGCGGAGCTCCCCGCCACCGACACGGCCGTCCGCATGCCGCCGGGCTCGGTCTCCTGCGCCGTGCACGCTAAGGGCAAGACGGCCGTGGAGGTCGCCCACGAGATAGCCCGGGCCGCCTCCGCCGCGCTGCCGGCCCGTCCCGATGATCTCGCGACGGCCCTGCGGGAGGCCCTGGAGAGCCTGGAGCCGCCGGCCGACGGGGCGCGTCGACCGTTCACGCTGGTGATCGACGCACTGGACGAGGCGGTCACACCGGCGGAGGCCCGCACGATCGTGCGCGGCATCGTGCTGCCCCTGGTGGAGACCTGCGCGGGCGACCTGGGCGTGCGCGTGATCGTCGGCACCCGACGCAGGGACGACGCCGGGGATCTGCTCACCGTCTTCGGACCGGCAGCGCACGTCCTGGACCTTGACGACCCGGAGTTCTTCGCGCAGGCCGATCTCGAGGCCTACGCGATGGCCACGCTGCGGCTGACGGGCGACGAGCGCAGTGACAACCCCTACGCCGAGGCGGCGGTGGCCGCGCCGGTCGCACGGCGGATCGCGGCGCTGGCGGCGGGCAACTTCCTGGTGGCGGGCCTCGTCGCGCGCGGGCACGGGCTGCACGACAAGGAGGCGGTCCGGCCGGGTCTCATTTCCTTCCCTGCCACGCTGGACGCCGCGCTGAGCGGCTATCTCGGCCGCCTGCCCGACGTAGGAACGCTCTCCGCGACGGAGGTGCTCACCGCGCTGGCGCTCGCGGAGGGGTCGGGCCTGTCCCTGGGCCTGTGGCGGACGGCCATCGCGGCCCTGTACTCGCAGGCTCCCGATCCTGCGGAGCTGCTTCGCTTCGTGCGGTCCTCGGCAGCGAACTTCGTTCTGGTGAGCGGGGTTTCCAGCGACGACGAGGAGGTCTTCCGACCCTTCCACTACGCGCTGAACGAGTCGCTGGGGCGGGCCCGTGCCGAGACCGCCTCCCGGGCCGACGACGAAGCGGCCCTCGCCCGTGCGTTCATGGCGCAGCGGCGGCGGTGCGGCTGGGAGAACGCGCCGTCGTACCTACTGGGTTCGCTCGGTTTCCACGCCGTGCGAGGCGGCATCATCGACGAGCTGCTGACCGACGAGCGGTACCTGCTCCACGCTGACCTGCGGCGGCTGGTCCCGCTGGCGATGCGGGCGCAGACTCCCCGAGGGCGCGAACTCGCCAGGCTGCTGCGGAAGACGCCGCGCGCGATCGGGGCCTCGGCGGCGGAGCGGGTCGCGCAGTTCAGCGTGACGGAGGCCCAGGAGGAGCTGGGGAGCGCGTTCCGGGAGAGCGCGGTGCGGGCGCCGTACCGTGCGGTGTGGGCGGCGGTGGACCGGGTGCCGGCTCAACTGGCGATCCTCGAAGGCCACAACGGGCATGTTGCCGACCTCTGCGCGGCCGGTGTCGGTGGCCGCCAGCTGATCGTCAGCGCCGGCAACGACCGCACCGTTCGGACCTGGGACGCCGCCACCGGTGAGCCGGTGCATGTGTTCGACCACGAAGGCTGGATCCAGTCGGTCTGCGCAGTGCCGGTCGACGGCACCGTCGCCATCGCCAGTGCTGGTAGAGATGGACTGATCCGGCTCTGGGACCTCGATACCGGTGCGCTGCTCCGTACCTTGCAGGGCCACGATCAGCTGGTCTCTGCGCTCTGCTCCTTCCAGATTGACGGCCGTAGCCTGATTGCCAGCGCAGGCCGCGACCGGCGCCTGCGGGTCTGGGACCCGGCCACCGGAGAATTGCTCCAGACGTTCCGCGGACGGGTGCACGCCGTAAAGGCCCTCTGCCCGATTCGATTCGACGGCCGCACGCATCTCGCCCTCTTGAGTGGCGGCATCGACAGGTGGTTCGTGCGGCTCTGGGACCCCGTTCTCGGGAAGACCAGCCGCACCATCAGGACGCGAGGCGGCTGGTTCCGGCAGATCTGCCGGGTTGAACTCGCGGGCCGTGATCTCCTTGCGCTCAGTTCGGGCGCCACGGATGAGGACGGTGTGGAGCTGATCGATCCGACGTCAGGCCGGGCCATTGATTGGTTCGACGGCGGTGTCGGGTCGGTTCATTCCCTGCGCAGCTTCACCTTCCGCGGCCACCGCGTGCTGGCCGCAGGCTACGGCGAGGACGAATGCGGCAGCGCGATCATCTGGGATATCGCGACGGGGAGCGCCATCGGCACCCTGGAGGGCCATGGCGGCTGGGTCTGGGCTCTGTGCAATGTCGAGGCTGACGGTCGCGAGCTGATCGTCACAGGTGGACAGGACGGCATGGTGCGTCTCTGGGACCTGGACTCACAGTCCGATACGGCGGACGGCGCCGACCCCATCGGTCGGGTCGGAGACCTCTGCACCGTGGACGCCGTCGGCCGTACTCTGGTCGCCGGCATCGCCGATTCGGCGGTCGTGCTCTGGGATCCGACCACGGGACACCGGGTTCGCACGCATGCTTTTCCCGGCTACATCCGCGACATCTGCGCACTGAAGTGCGGAGACCGCTCCTACGTGGTTGCCAGTTGCCGCAATGGCGAGACGGACGCGATACACGTCATTGCTCCCGGCGAGGAAAGTCCGGTCAGCATTGTCGCGGAAGACCTGCACTGGGTCCAGGCCATGTGCACGGTCGACGTCGATGGGCGGTTGCTCCTGGCACTTGGCGTTTCGGGCTCCAGCAAGCCCGCCAAAGTGCAGCTCTGGGATCCACTCGAAAGCACGCTCGTCAGGGAAATCGACATTGCCGCATCCAGTATTCACCGCCTCGGCACCATCACGGTCGCTGGACGGGCGCTCCTCGCCGTCAACTGCGAGGCCGACTCGTATGACGACACGCGGGTATGTCTCTGGGACCCTTCGACCGGCGATTCCGTCCGGACCATGAAGGTGACCGGCACCTCGTACTCGACAATGCACGCACTGGATATCGACGGAACCACACTGCTGGCAACCGTCTCCCATGTCCACGACGATTCGGACGACGAGCTCAGAATCGGTTGGCTCTCCCTCTCCGACCCGCTCACGGGAGAGGTGGTCCGCAGCCGGGAGGTCCATCGTGGCTGGGTCAATTCCGTACGCGTCGTCGAGGTCGACGGTGCCCACCTACTGGCAACGGTCGGCCAGGACGACCGAACGATCAGGCTCTGGGAGCCGAACTCCCTGCACCAGGTCCT